The following proteins are co-located in the Spinactinospora alkalitolerans genome:
- a CDS encoding nuclear transport factor 2 family protein: MTLDFHEFREVAVHSTADPEVVAAEYDAHGVATGTGRPFAVRCLWVLKISGGRIAFWRDYLTPQEILALQEPRVPGPAPRGALDVERAGIVSGPCRGCAGLVGLSPARRR, translated from the coding sequence GTGACCCTGGACTTCCACGAGTTCCGGGAGGTCGCGGTGCACAGCACCGCGGACCCCGAAGTGGTCGCCGCCGAATACGACGCCCACGGCGTGGCCACCGGCACCGGCCGCCCCTTCGCCGTGCGCTGTCTGTGGGTCCTGAAGATCTCCGGCGGCCGGATCGCGTTCTGGCGCGACTACCTCACCCCGCAGGAGATCCTCGCCCTGCAGGAGCCCCGCGTCCCCGGACCCGCCCCACGAGGCGCGCTAGACGTTGAAAGGGCCGGGATCGTCTCCGGTCCCTGCCGTGGTTGTGCGGGCCTGGTGGGGCTGTCGCCGGCGCGCCGGCGCTGA
- a CDS encoding class I SAM-dependent methyltransferase — protein sequence MRGYRDRVPEEYWNHNVHYHPTVLDAVPQGRGAALDVGCGDGLLVRRRAGRARRATGVDRSAAMVPLARERSGHVGNADFVEADVCDAVGGRLPEGGYDFVSAVAVVHHPGFARAVEAMVRLLAPGGRLAVVGLANNRTPLDWVVSGVGVPVARLRARRQGRSGRRAHRRPRHGLG from the coding sequence GTGAGGGGCTACCGTGATCGGGTGCCCGAGGAGTACTGGAACCACAACGTGCACTACCACCCGACCGTGCTCGACGCGGTGCCGCAGGGACGCGGTGCGGCACTGGACGTGGGCTGCGGCGACGGCCTGCTGGTCCGCAGGCGGGCCGGGCGCGCCCGCAGGGCGACGGGGGTGGACCGCTCGGCGGCGATGGTGCCGCTCGCCCGCGAACGCAGCGGGCACGTCGGCAACGCCGACTTCGTGGAGGCCGACGTCTGCGACGCCGTCGGCGGCCGCCTGCCCGAGGGCGGCTACGACTTCGTCAGCGCGGTGGCGGTGGTGCACCACCCGGGGTTCGCGCGGGCGGTCGAGGCGATGGTGCGGCTGCTGGCGCCCGGCGGGCGCCTGGCGGTCGTCGGGCTCGCGAACAACCGCACTCCGCTGGACTGGGTCGTCAGCGGCGTCGGCGTCCCGGTGGCGCGGCTGCGGGCGCGGCGGCAGGGGCGGTCCGGCCGGCGTGCCCATCGTCGACCCCGACATGGCCTGGGGTGA
- a CDS encoding siderophore-interacting protein encodes MAEQRQRAKRTVHRGRVESVQHVTPHMVRVVLGGAGLAEFGVGAATDSYVKLLFPPPGVDYPEPFDIDAIRGERPREEWPVTRTYTVRTWDPRARLLTIDFVVHGDSGLAGPWAAGARPGDLLRFLGPGGGYAPAPEADWHLLAGDESALPAIAASIERLPGGRTAHALLEVAGPGEEQDLAAHPDVHVHWLHRGSRPVGAALVEAVRALEFPPGEVQAFVHGEAGTVKELRSLLRVERGVPREGLSISGYWRLGRDEDAWQSTKAEWNRRVEEEEAALIAAAS; translated from the coding sequence ATGGCAGAGCAGCGGCAGCGCGCGAAGAGAACCGTCCACCGCGGCCGGGTCGAGAGCGTGCAGCACGTGACCCCGCACATGGTCCGGGTGGTGCTCGGCGGCGCGGGGCTCGCGGAGTTCGGCGTCGGCGCGGCGACCGACAGCTACGTCAAGCTGCTCTTTCCCCCGCCCGGTGTGGACTACCCCGAGCCGTTCGACATCGACGCGATCCGCGGCGAGCGGCCCCGCGAGGAGTGGCCCGTGACGCGCACCTACACGGTCCGGACCTGGGACCCCCGGGCGCGCCTGCTCACCATCGACTTCGTCGTGCACGGCGACTCCGGCCTGGCCGGCCCGTGGGCGGCCGGCGCCCGCCCCGGCGACCTGCTGCGCTTCCTGGGCCCCGGCGGCGGCTACGCTCCGGCCCCCGAGGCCGACTGGCACCTGCTCGCCGGTGACGAAAGCGCGCTGCCGGCCATCGCGGCCTCGATCGAGCGCCTGCCCGGGGGACGCACGGCGCACGCCCTCCTCGAAGTGGCCGGCCCCGGCGAGGAACAGGACCTGGCCGCCCACCCCGACGTCCACGTGCACTGGCTGCACCGCGGCTCCAGGCCCGTGGGCGCCGCGCTCGTCGAGGCCGTGCGGGCGCTGGAGTTCCCTCCCGGCGAGGTCCAGGCCTTCGTGCACGGCGAGGCCGGCACCGTCAAGGAACTGCGGTCCCTCCTGCGCGTCGAGCGCGGCGTCCCGCGGGAGGGCCTGTCGATCTCCGGCTACTGGCGCCTGGGCCGCGACGAGGACGCCTGGCAGTCGACCAAGGCCGAATGGAACCGCCGGGTCGAGGAGGAAGAGGCCGCCCTCATCGCCGCCGCCTCCTGA